A section of the Humulus lupulus chromosome 2, drHumLupu1.1, whole genome shotgun sequence genome encodes:
- the LOC133818390 gene encoding uncharacterized protein LOC133818390, translating to MLHSPGHSPRHISSPSPSSNSGPSTSTHSSSSTPSGSRPNGERVLDEDSYVAAIEKIIERDFFPDISKLRDRLDWLEAIKTSDPVQIRDAQLKIIERRGSKVSIRNPDGKTQTPGSTFMRNFTPFDELDGKTPKTPGFFNGVLPDGGEPGEGGDGGVDVSLSLDEFFRRYTSEDNESFSKILEKVNRKRKERYEYLTEGEKEDVQAIEDAKRNRITDGYGTSDQPPSTLESWKYTAKNLLMYHPADRGEAPLTEEERAIRMKSLEKEINRPNTRFHGKMMDTRPRDDGSVEVLYTPVAGATPIPMDRTGDKTKKYDLDDLRKTPNPFYIESGKKADNGYNFVRTPSPAPGVDESPFITWGEIEGTPLRLDAEDTPIDIGGNGDGPHYSIPCPAVRDEKAHSLSREAARKLRERSKMFKKPPLPSPVRGGSASPSVRALSSAAQKFVRNAIGKNSSSVDETLRASYRGASPVLATPKGGRSVSRLGRDSSLASRSPSV from the coding sequence ATGCTTCACTCGCCGGGTCATTCTCCTCGTCATATTTCATCCCCTTCACCTTCATCGAATTCCGGCCCTTCAACTTCAACCCATTCTTCCTCTAGTACTCCTTCCGGTTCCAGACCTAACGGGGAAAGGGTTCTCGACGAAGACTCGTATGTCGCcgccattgagaagattatagAGCGTGACTTCTTTCCTGATATCTCGAAGCTTCGGGATCGTCTTGACTGGTTGGAGGCCATCAAGACCAGCGATCCCGTTCAAATTCGAGATGCCCAGTTGAAGATTATTGAGCGCCGTGGAAGCAAGGTGAGTATTCGTAACCCTGATGGAAAAACTCAAACTCCTGGTTCGACTTTTATGCGAAATTTCACTCCTTTTGATGAATTAGATGGGAAAACCCCCAAAACGCCGGGTTTCTTCAATGGTGTTTTGCCCGATGGCGGCGAGCCTGGGGAGGGTGGTGATGGTGGGGTTGACGTTAGTTTGTCGCTGGACGAGTTCTTTAGGCGGTATACGAGTGAGGACAATGAGAGTTTCTCGAAGATTTTGGAGAAGGTGAATAGGAAGAGGAAAGAAAGGTACGAGTATCTAACAGAAGGAGAGAAGGAAGATGTTCAGGCGATTGAGGATGCGAAGAGGAATAGAATTACGGATGGATATGGGACATCTGATCAGCCGCCGAGTACATTGGAAAGTTGGAAGTATACTGCGAAGAATCTGCTAATGTATCATCCGGCTGATCGGGGTGAAGCCCCTTTGACGGAGGAGGAAAGGGCTATTAGAATGAAGAGCTTAGAGAAGGAGATCAATCGTCCCAACACAAGATTTCATGGTAAAATGATGGATACTAGGCCTAGGGATGATGGTAGTGTTGAAGTTCTTTATACTCCTGTTGCTGGTGCAACCCCAATTCCCATGGATAGAACAGGTGATAAGACGAAGAAGTATGATTTGGACGATTTGAGGAAGACCCCAAATCCATTTTATATAGAATCGGGGAAGAAAGCAGATAATGGTTATAACTTTGTTAGGACTCCTTCACCAGCCCCCGGGGTTGATGAATCTCCGTTTATTACATGGGGGGAGATTGAAGGAACACCGTTGAGGTTGGATGCTGAGGACACCCCGATTGATATTGGCGGAAATGGCGATGGGCCGCATTATAGTATTCCTTGTCCGGCTGTGAGAGATGAGAAAGCACATTCACTATCGAGGGAGGCTGCACGCAAGCTGAGAGAGAggtcaaaaatgtttaaaaagcCGCCATTGCCCTCCCCTGTTAGAGGAGGCAGTGCCAGTCCCAGTGTGCGGGCACTTTCTTCTGCTGCACAGAAGTTTGTGAGGAACGCAATTGGAAAGAATTCATCTTCTGTTGATGAAACACTTCGTGCTAGTTACAGGGGTGCAAGCCCCGTGCTTGCTACTCCGAAGGGCGGCAGGAGTGTTTCAAGACTTGGGAGAGATAGTAGCTTGGCTTCAAGGTCCCCTTCTGTATGA